From a single Pseudoliparis swirei isolate HS2019 ecotype Mariana Trench chromosome 12, NWPU_hadal_v1, whole genome shotgun sequence genomic region:
- the blk gene encoding tyrosine-protein kinase Blk — translation MGCACSGQERVNDDKFSKGKHNFEASNSSNHIARRANTDLDNDEVFVAQHDFKGTNDSDLPFKKGDKLKVLQENGEWWVAKSLATGQEGLIPWNYVARADTLEVEKWFFRDMSRRETDRLLLAPGNKPGAFVVRESETCKGSFSLSVRDYVPEQGDVVKHYKIRCLDKGGYYISPSNMFPSLQELVKYYTRTADGLCQRLYAPCKGRAPEQPWAQDEWEIPRDTLKMVKKLGAGQFGEVWMGYYKDTQKVAIKTLKEGTMEPAAFLQEANLMKQLQHERLVRLHAVVTMEPILIVTEFMINGCLLDFLKSDKGKTLKTNKLIDMSAQIAEGMAYIETKNYIHRDVRAANILVSDTLHCKVADFGLARITESEYTAQEGAKFPIKWTAPEAINFGTFSIKSDVWSFGILLTEIVTYGRIPYPGMTNTEVIGSLDKLYRMPCPDGCPKELYDIMHMCWKQRSEDRPTFEFLQNTLNDFFIATEGQYEMQP, via the exons ATGGGCTGCGCGTGCAGTGGCCAGGAACGAGTAAACGATGACAAGTTCTCCAAAGGAAAACACAACTTTGAGGCCTCCAACTCGTCGAATCACATC GCACGAAGGGCAAACACCGATTTGGATAACG ATGAAGTGTTTGTGGCTCAACACGACTTCAAAGGGACCAACGACAGCGACCTGCCTTTCAAAAAGGGAGACAAACTTAAGGTGCTGCAAGA GAACGGAGAGTGGTGGGTGGCTAAATCGCTGGCGACTGGACAGGAGGGCTTGATACCATGGAATTATGTAGCCAGAGCAGATACACTGGAGGTGGAAAA ATGGTTTTTCAGGGACATGAGTAGAAGAGAGACTGATCGACTGCTTTTAGCCCCTGGGAATAAACCGGGTGCCTTTGTAGTtcgagagagtgagacgtgtaaAG GTTCCTTCTCACTGTCGGTCAGAGATTATGTACCAGAACAAGGAGACGTGGTCAAACACTACAAGATCCGCTGTTTGGACAAAGGTGGATACTACATCTCTCCCTCCAACATGTTCCCATCCCTACAGGAGCTGGTCAAATACTACACTC GTACGGCAGACGGTTTGTGCCAGCGGCTGTATGCTCCCTGTAAGGGGAGGGCGCCCGAGCAGCCGTGGGCACAAGATGAATGGGAGATTCCCAGAGACACCCTGAAAATGGTGAAGAAACTGGGGGCGGGGCAGTTTGGAGAAGTGTGGATGG GGTATTATAAGGACACCCAGAAGGTCGCGATTAAGACCTTGAAGGAGGGAACGATGGAGCCCGCGGCCTTCCTGCAGGAGGCCAACCTGATGAAGCAGCTGCAGCATGAACGACTGGTGCGCCTCCATGCTGTGGTCACCATGGAGCCCATTCTCATTGTCACCGAGTTCATGATCAACG GATGTCTTCTGGACTTTCTGAAATCAGACAAAGGAAAGACTCTAAAGACGAATAAGCTGATAGACATGTCAGCGCAG ATAGCTGAAGGCATGGCGTACATCGAAACGAAGAACTACATCCACCGAGACGTGCGTGCGGCCAACATTCTGGTCAGTGACACCCTGCACTGCAAGGTGGCCGACTTCGGCCTGGCCAGGATCACCGAGTCAGAATACACAGCTCAAGAag GCGCCAAATTTCCCATCAAATGGACGGCTCCGGAAGCCATCAACTTCGGCACATTTAGCATCAAATCGGATGTGTGGTCTTTCGGCATCCTGCTCACAGAGATAGTCACCTATGGAAGAATACCTTACCCAG GAATGACCAACACAGAGGTGATCGGGAGCCTGGACAAGTTGTACAGGATGCCGTGTCCGGACGGCTGCCCCAAGGAACTCTATGACATCATGCACATGTGCTGGAAGCAGAGGTCGGAGGACCGACCGACTTTTGAATTTCTGCAGAATACTCTCAACGACTTCTTTATTGCCACGGAGGGACAATATGAGATGCAGCCGTGA